The following coding sequences lie in one Phyllopteryx taeniolatus isolate TA_2022b chromosome 4, UOR_Ptae_1.2, whole genome shotgun sequence genomic window:
- the LOC133476317 gene encoding tubulin beta chain-like: MREIVHLQAGQCGNQIGAKFWEVISDEHGIDPTGSYHGDDELQLGRINVYYNEATGGKYVPRAILVDLEPGTMDSVRSGPFGRIFRPDNFVFGQSGAGNNWAKGHYTEGAELVDSVMDVVRKEAEGCDCLQGFQLTHSLGGGTGSGLGTLLISKIREEYPDRIMNTFSVVPSPKVSDTVVEPYNATLSVHQLVENTDETYCIDNEALYDICFRTLKLTTPTYGDLNHLVSATMSGVTTCLRFPGQLNADLRKLAVNMVPFPRLHFFMPGFAPLTSRGSTQYRALTVPELTLQMFDAKNMMAACDPRHGRYLTVAAIFRGRMSMKEVDEQMLNVQNKNSSYFVEWIPNNVKTAVCDIPPRGLKMAATFIGNSTAIQELFKRISEQFTAMFRRKAFLHWYTGEGMDEMEFTEAESNMNDLVSEYQQYQDATAEEGDFEEEEEEEGV, from the exons TTTTGGGAGGTGATCAGTGACGAGCATGGCATTGACCCAACTGGATCCTACCATGGAGATGATGAGCTCCAACTGGGAAGAATCAATGTCTACTACAACGAGGCTACAG GAGGAAAGTATGTCCCAAGGGCAATCTTGGTGGATTTGGAGCCAGGCACAATGGACTCTGTCCGGTCTGGCCCATTTGGCAGGATCTTTAGACCCGACAACTTTGTCTTCG GCCAGAGTGGAGCGGGAAATAACTGGGCCAAGGGTCACTACACAGAGGGAGCCGAGCTGGTGGACTCGGTTATGGATGTAGTGAGGAAGGAGGCCGAAGGCTGTGACTGCCTACAGGGGTTCCAGCTTACTCATTCTTTGGGTGGTGGCACCGGCTCTGGGCTGGGAACTCTGCTCATCAGCAAGATCCGTGAGGAATACCCTGACCGTATCATGAACACCTTTAGTGTGGTGCCCTCTCCAAAG GTGTCTGACACAGTAGTGGAGCCCTACAACGCTACACTGTCCGTCCACCAGCTTGTCGAGAACACAGATGAGACCTACTGCATTGATAATGAAGCCTTGTATGACATCTGCTTCCGTACCCTCAAGCTGACCACACCCACTTACGGAGATCTCAACCATCTGGTTTCTGCCACCATGAGTGGTGTGACAACCTGCTTGCGTTTTCCCGGGCAGCTGAATGCGGACCTACGCAAACTAGCTGTCAACATGGTCCCCTTCCCTCGTTTGCACTTCTTCATGCCGGGCTTTGCCCCGCTCACGAGCAGGGGGAGCACACAGTACAGAGCCCTCACCGTGCCTGAACTTACTCTGCAGATGTTTGATGCCAAAAATATGATGGCTGCTTGTGACCCCCGCCACGGACGCTACCTGACCGTGGCTGCCATATTTCGCGGCCGCATGTCCATGAAGGAAGTGGATGAGCAGATGCTGAACGTGCAAAACAAGAACAGCAGCTACTTTGTTGAGTGGATCCCCAACAACGTAAAAACAGCCGTATGCGACATCCCGCCCCGGGGCCTCAAGATGGCCGCCACCTTCATTGGGAACAGCACTGCCATCCAGGAGCTGTTCAAGCGCATCTCTGAGCAGTTCACTGCTATGTTCCGCCGAAAGGCTTTCCTCCACTGGTACACGGGAGAGGGCATGGATGAGATGGAGTTCACTGAGGCGGAGAGCAACATGAACGACTTGGTGTCTGAGTACCAGCAATACCAGGATGCTACTGCTGAGGAGGGAGATtttgaagaggaagaggaggaggagggtgtcTAA